The following proteins are encoded in a genomic region of Sorangiineae bacterium MSr12523:
- a CDS encoding BamA/TamA family outer membrane protein has translation MTYPPRTLGTWGSTSVGGWSSSKGLVALFLLLATLLFSARAHSAPAPEGKGSVQVLTPPELPPPPPSVPVLPPRPNVDACVGRPITAVDTELEGERWGMMHLPKVVGVKPGEVFTEAVARRALSELLDRGQFARGHVTLQSEGAGCRMVVQVAVRKIIENLRFHTGGVKVDRDELLREADLTEGGEFVGADLADKQERMEALLARRGYPKATIALEARTTDDPLRIDVTLSVRDGEPRDIGRRVFYVYDARPEELESTNGTYRVKVGDRADESALEAADSQLETRLRARGYHQADVWHDIVSADGMIVLRIRVQAGKLYQPRFEGNDHYDQDALTEALGLTTEVDLSQIHLAEKIRDFYQKRGYLDVEVALEERGTARDQIHYLVFKITEHPRVRVVARAYPCLREADVRRLNQGGPTNVSEIGREIDSYLEEELPGADILKSPDPRGVDALISPQQRGAVDVPIDLEPDGVYVADTYQRAVEHVQELYRHEGFLHAQVGPVQIVRRRCDPRSPAGQCIPIPLPTENGKPVEPEACTYDITNLPLPVPPLPAAMSCVPDPLHGIACEPRVTLRIPVKLGPRTTLYDLSFTGTHAISERTLALAAQLSLGTPANTVKLEEARRRLLDVYREEGYAFVDIKYTLDESLDHTRARARFEITEGEQVIVRQIVIQGNDLTREGVIRRRIALQVGEPYRTSDIRKTQERIATLNVFSSVEVGLSDPYVPAKNKTVIITVAEAIPKYLEIRPGFSTGEGFRITTEIGDRNFLGSAIALSARAQVSYLPDAFILDDQVKKNFGELSFGDRIAGRVTLRGEFPEIGLGPLWRSSVDGIFSRTLQRDFVLTKWAGIPSISYRPLRPVLFTFSPTVERNTATVFNDESLDELLRNLQNTGGADLARLLRVPEGTSIAVSQRLIISWDRRDNSFNAHTGTYFVSGIEHVDWAPLGTVDSTDPAARERASQDGHFLRFAETFAGYIPLGKKLTFAAELRLGTNVQLTSGSLTYPDRLFFMGGIESMRGFAQDSMVPQDLADRIEADSKNPPPAPRVPFTVNSIAIRGGNLMFNPKFELRIPIRGALETALFTDIGNLWVDPLYPFEQKEFPMRVSVGTGLRFQTPVGPLVFDYGINLTRRRLLNEDFGAFHFAIGLF, from the coding sequence ATGACGTATCCTCCCCGGACATTGGGAACTTGGGGCTCGACTTCCGTTGGCGGCTGGAGTTCCAGTAAAGGGCTCGTAGCCCTTTTTCTCCTTCTCGCGACGCTTCTTTTCTCGGCACGCGCTCATTCGGCACCCGCGCCCGAGGGCAAGGGGAGCGTCCAGGTCCTCACGCCCCCGGAGCTGCCGCCGCCGCCGCCCTCGGTGCCGGTGCTTCCCCCGCGCCCCAACGTCGATGCCTGCGTCGGCCGTCCCATCACCGCCGTCGATACGGAGCTGGAAGGCGAGCGCTGGGGCATGATGCATCTGCCCAAGGTCGTCGGCGTCAAGCCCGGGGAGGTCTTCACCGAGGCCGTCGCGCGCCGCGCCCTCTCCGAGCTGCTCGATCGCGGTCAGTTCGCACGCGGCCACGTCACCCTGCAGAGCGAAGGCGCCGGCTGCCGCATGGTCGTCCAAGTCGCCGTGCGCAAGATCATCGAGAACCTGCGCTTTCACACGGGCGGGGTCAAAGTCGATCGCGACGAGCTTCTGCGCGAGGCCGACCTCACCGAGGGCGGCGAGTTCGTCGGCGCCGACCTCGCCGACAAACAGGAGCGCATGGAGGCCCTGCTCGCGCGCCGGGGCTACCCCAAAGCGACCATCGCCCTCGAGGCCCGCACCACGGACGATCCGCTCCGCATCGACGTCACCTTGTCGGTGCGCGATGGCGAGCCACGCGACATCGGGCGTCGCGTTTTCTACGTGTACGACGCCCGGCCCGAGGAGCTCGAGTCCACCAACGGCACCTACCGCGTCAAGGTCGGCGATCGCGCCGACGAGAGCGCGCTCGAGGCCGCCGACAGCCAACTGGAAACGCGCCTCCGCGCCCGCGGCTACCACCAGGCGGATGTCTGGCACGACATCGTCTCGGCCGACGGCATGATCGTCCTGCGCATCCGCGTCCAGGCCGGTAAACTCTATCAGCCGCGCTTCGAGGGCAACGATCACTACGACCAAGATGCCCTCACGGAGGCCCTCGGCCTGACCACCGAGGTGGACCTAAGTCAGATTCATCTTGCGGAAAAGATTCGGGATTTCTACCAGAAGCGCGGCTACCTCGACGTGGAGGTTGCGCTGGAGGAACGCGGCACCGCGCGCGATCAAATCCATTACCTGGTCTTCAAGATCACCGAGCACCCGCGCGTGCGCGTCGTGGCCCGCGCGTACCCGTGCCTGCGCGAGGCCGACGTGCGCCGGCTCAATCAGGGCGGCCCCACCAACGTCTCCGAGATCGGGCGCGAGATCGACAGCTACCTGGAGGAGGAGCTGCCCGGCGCCGACATCCTCAAGAGCCCCGATCCGCGCGGGGTCGATGCGCTCATCAGCCCGCAGCAGCGCGGGGCCGTCGACGTCCCCATCGACCTCGAGCCGGACGGCGTCTACGTCGCCGATACGTACCAGCGCGCCGTCGAGCACGTGCAGGAGCTCTATCGGCACGAAGGCTTTCTCCACGCCCAAGTCGGCCCGGTGCAGATCGTGCGGCGTCGCTGCGATCCGCGCTCGCCCGCGGGCCAATGCATCCCCATCCCGCTGCCGACGGAGAACGGCAAACCCGTCGAGCCCGAGGCCTGCACCTACGACATCACCAACCTGCCGCTTCCCGTGCCGCCGCTCCCGGCGGCCATGAGCTGCGTGCCGGATCCGCTCCACGGCATCGCGTGCGAGCCCCGCGTCACCTTGCGCATTCCGGTGAAGCTCGGGCCGCGCACCACGCTGTACGATTTGTCTTTCACCGGGACGCACGCCATCTCCGAGCGCACCTTGGCGCTCGCCGCGCAGCTTTCGCTCGGCACCCCGGCGAACACCGTGAAGCTGGAGGAGGCGCGCCGCCGCTTGCTCGACGTGTACCGCGAGGAGGGCTACGCCTTCGTCGACATCAAGTACACGCTCGACGAATCGCTGGACCACACGCGTGCGCGCGCCCGTTTCGAGATCACCGAGGGCGAGCAAGTCATCGTTCGGCAGATCGTCATCCAAGGCAACGATTTGACCCGCGAGGGCGTCATCCGGCGGCGCATCGCGCTCCAGGTCGGTGAGCCTTACCGCACCAGCGACATCCGAAAGACCCAAGAGCGCATCGCTACGCTCAATGTCTTCAGCAGCGTGGAGGTCGGCCTTTCCGATCCCTACGTGCCCGCGAAGAACAAGACCGTCATCATCACCGTCGCGGAGGCCATCCCCAAGTACCTGGAGATCCGCCCGGGCTTCTCCACCGGTGAGGGCTTCCGCATCACCACGGAGATCGGCGATCGGAACTTCCTCGGCTCGGCCATCGCCCTCTCGGCGCGCGCGCAGGTGTCGTATCTGCCCGACGCGTTCATCCTCGATGACCAAGTGAAGAAGAATTTCGGGGAGCTTTCCTTCGGCGACCGCATCGCCGGCCGCGTGACGTTGCGCGGCGAGTTCCCCGAAATCGGGCTCGGGCCCCTCTGGCGCTCGAGCGTAGACGGCATCTTCTCGCGCACGCTCCAGCGCGACTTCGTTCTGACGAAATGGGCAGGCATCCCGAGTATTTCCTACAGACCGTTAAGGCCGGTGCTGTTCACTTTCTCTCCGACGGTCGAGCGAAACACCGCCACCGTCTTCAATGACGAGTCGCTCGATGAGTTGCTTCGGAACCTACAGAACACCGGGGGTGCCGATCTCGCACGCCTGCTTCGCGTTCCGGAGGGCACCAGCATCGCCGTGTCGCAGCGCCTCATCATCTCCTGGGACCGCCGCGACAACTCCTTCAACGCGCACACCGGGACGTATTTCGTCAGCGGCATCGAGCACGTCGATTGGGCCCCGCTGGGCACCGTCGACTCGACGGATCCGGCGGCGCGCGAGCGGGCGAGCCAGGACGGCCACTTCCTCCGCTTTGCCGAGACCTTTGCGGGATACATCCCTTTGGGAAAAAAGCTCACCTTCGCTGCCGAGTTGAGGCTTGGCACCAACGTGCAGCTCACGTCCGGATCGCTGACCTACCCGGACCGCCTCTTCTTCATGGGCGGCATCGAGTCGATGCGCGGCTTCGCGCAAGATTCCATGGTTCCCCAAGATTTGGCCGATCGCATCGAGGCGGACTCGAAAAATCCACCCCCGGCTCCACGCGTACCTTTCACCGTGAACAGCATCGCCATCCGCGGTGGCAACCTCATGTTCAATCCGAAGTTCGAGCTGCGCATCCCCATCCGCGGTGCCCTCGAAACCGCACTCTTCACCGACATCGGCAACCTCTGGGTCGATCCGCTTTACCCCTTCGAACAGAAGGAATTCCCGATGCGGGTCTCGGTCGGGACGGGCCTACGGTTTCAAACCCCTGTCGGTCCGCTCGTTTTCGACTACGGTATCAACCTGACCCGCCGCAGACTGCTCAACGAGGACTTCGGCGCGTTCCACTTTGCGATTGGGCTCTTCTGA
- the rplM gene encoding 50S ribosomal protein L13 has translation MSQTTFSATKEQAQAGRSWYVVDAAGKPLGRLASEIARVLRGKHKPTFTPHQDTGDFVIVVNADKIRLTGNKLDQKHYYSHSGIPGGFSAESYRHLLARKPAFPIEKAVKGMLPKNVLGREMLTKLKVYATPDHPHAAQKPQPLKVSL, from the coding sequence ATGTCTCAGACGACATTTTCGGCGACCAAGGAACAGGCTCAGGCCGGTCGTTCGTGGTACGTGGTGGATGCAGCGGGCAAGCCCCTCGGGCGCTTGGCCAGTGAGATTGCGCGTGTTCTCCGTGGGAAGCACAAGCCGACCTTCACGCCGCATCAGGATACGGGCGATTTCGTCATCGTCGTCAACGCGGACAAGATTCGCTTGACGGGAAACAAGCTCGACCAGAAGCACTACTACTCGCACTCGGGTATCCCGGGCGGGTTCAGCGCCGAGAGCTACCGGCACCTTCTGGCCCGCAAGCCCGCCTTCCCCATCGAGAAGGCCGTCAAGGGCATGCTCCCGAAGAACGTGCTCGGTCGCGAAATGCTGACCAAGCTCAAGGTCTACGCGACGCCGGATCATCCGCACGCCGCCCAGAAACCGCAGCCCCTCAAGGTCTCGCTGTAA
- the rpsI gene encoding 30S ribosomal protein S9, with product MAATDNRTYSTGKRKTAIARVWVKPGTGVITVNNTPADQYFERETSRMVMRQSLELIEAIDQFDVMATVNGGGHSAQAEAMRHGISRALCLMDPERRSVLKRAGFLTRDARKKERKKYGQPGARKRFQYSKR from the coding sequence ATGGCCGCCACAGACAACCGCACGTACTCCACCGGCAAGCGCAAGACCGCCATTGCCCGCGTTTGGGTCAAGCCCGGCACGGGCGTGATCACCGTCAACAACACGCCCGCGGATCAGTACTTCGAGCGTGAGACTTCCCGCATGGTCATGCGCCAGTCGCTCGAGCTCATCGAAGCCATCGATCAGTTCGACGTGATGGCCACGGTCAACGGCGGCGGTCACTCGGCCCAGGCCGAGGCGATGCGCCACGGCATCTCCCGCGCCCTCTGCCTGATGGACCCCGAGCGCCGCTCGGTCCTCAAGCGCGCCGGCTTCCTCACGCGCGACGCGCGCAAGAAGGAGCGCAAGAAGTACGGTCAGCCGGGCGCCCGTAAACGCTTCCAGTACAGCAAGCGCTGA
- a CDS encoding SurA N-terminal domain-containing protein: MLKRSFRWLAFSAALSASATFVCAKSDAAIVERVVAVVGERPILLTDLRRRAKPFLAQIYAQQQQNPTQRAAAETQMYRDLLNRMIDDRLEEQAADKSRIAVTTDEIDRGMRQKAESLNLPLKDLLIEARRQGLSEQDYREEVRRQLLEGKLIQLRVLPRVRVSEEDARATYARWVKEMGEERVIELRILALRVPANATDEQFKEREDFAKEIVRKARAGEDFCKLIAQHSEDVTTKNTCGSRGSQPTSALLPALQETAKSLKEGETSDPIAFGSEAIVIAQLNKGPHIPTYEDVRAVMRERAMGEIIERQRKIWLQDLRRGLYIDVRL, from the coding sequence ATGTTGAAACGCTCTTTCCGATGGCTTGCATTTTCCGCCGCTTTGTCAGCGAGCGCGACGTTCGTCTGCGCGAAGAGCGACGCGGCCATCGTCGAGCGCGTCGTGGCCGTCGTGGGCGAGCGCCCCATCCTGCTGACCGACCTGCGCCGCCGGGCCAAGCCCTTCCTCGCGCAGATCTACGCGCAACAGCAGCAAAATCCCACCCAGCGGGCCGCCGCCGAAACCCAGATGTACCGGGACCTTCTCAACCGCATGATCGACGACCGCCTCGAGGAACAGGCGGCCGACAAATCGCGCATCGCGGTCACCACGGACGAGATCGACCGCGGCATGCGGCAGAAGGCGGAAAGCCTCAACCTGCCGCTGAAGGATCTGCTCATCGAGGCGCGCCGCCAAGGTTTGAGCGAGCAAGATTACCGCGAGGAGGTACGCCGCCAGCTCCTCGAGGGAAAGCTGATTCAGTTGCGCGTGCTGCCCCGCGTGCGCGTCAGCGAAGAAGACGCCCGCGCCACCTACGCGCGCTGGGTCAAGGAAATGGGCGAGGAGCGCGTGATCGAGCTGCGCATCCTCGCGCTCCGCGTGCCCGCCAATGCGACCGACGAGCAGTTCAAAGAGCGCGAGGACTTCGCCAAGGAGATCGTCAGGAAGGCCCGTGCCGGTGAGGACTTCTGCAAGCTCATCGCGCAGCACTCCGAGGACGTCACCACGAAGAACACCTGCGGCTCGCGTGGGTCGCAGCCCACGTCCGCCCTTCTTCCCGCGCTCCAGGAAACCGCGAAGAGCCTGAAAGAAGGGGAGACGTCCGACCCCATCGCGTTCGGCTCGGAAGCCATCGTCATCGCGCAGTTGAACAAGGGCCCGCACATCCCGACGTACGAAGACGTCCGCGCCGTAATGCGCGAGCGCGCGATGGGTGAGATCATCGAGCGCCAGCGCAAAATCTGGCTGCAGGACCTACGCCGCGGCCTTTACATCGACGTCCGGCTGTAG
- a CDS encoding DHA2 family efflux MFS transporter permease subunit yields MATNTTEPASRRRWLALFAVLLGQFMLVLDATIVNVALPVIQADLHLPEARLTWVTNAYLLAYGGLLLLFGRLGDLYGRRRLFLSGLALFTLASVACGMTHHELVLIAARFVQGVGAAAASSVVLAIVAIEFPEPAERTKAMSGYMFVSISGGSVGLLVGGVITQMLDWHWIFLVNLPIGLISIPLARAVLRETPPGTKGNVDVAGAVLVTASAMSLVYALVAGATHAWTSPAVLVPAFATVVLLAVFIVVELRVAQPILPLRILRIRSLMVGNLVRGLLMMGMYGVFFFGSLELWHALGFGPMRVGLAFLPMTGMVGLMSLGIAARLVARFGPRSVLLGGMSLVVLAIASFARMDPHASYWPWRLVSFALLGLGAGTSFLPLLTIAMSDVPAKDAGLGSAMVTLSLQLAGAIDLAILATAASHRTATLRTMHMGQLDAVLGGYHFAYQVATGGVVLGLLAAAFLLAPARKQATPKPLQPDVDVKAAA; encoded by the coding sequence ATGGCAACCAACACGACTGAGCCTGCGTCCCGAAGACGTTGGCTCGCGCTTTTCGCGGTGTTGCTCGGGCAATTCATGCTCGTGCTCGACGCAACCATCGTGAATGTAGCGCTTCCGGTGATTCAAGCCGACCTGCACTTGCCCGAGGCGCGTCTGACGTGGGTCACGAACGCGTACCTCCTGGCGTACGGCGGGCTTTTGCTGCTGTTCGGGCGCCTTGGCGACCTGTACGGGCGTCGGCGTCTGTTCCTGTCTGGCCTGGCGCTCTTCACGCTCGCTTCGGTGGCGTGCGGGATGACCCACCACGAGCTCGTACTCATTGCCGCGCGATTCGTCCAGGGCGTGGGCGCGGCCGCGGCCTCCTCGGTGGTGCTGGCCATCGTCGCCATCGAGTTTCCCGAGCCCGCCGAACGCACCAAGGCCATGAGCGGCTACATGTTCGTGAGCATTTCCGGCGGCTCCGTCGGACTCCTCGTGGGCGGCGTCATCACGCAGATGCTCGATTGGCATTGGATCTTCCTCGTCAATCTACCCATCGGCCTGATTTCCATCCCGCTCGCGCGCGCGGTGTTGCGCGAGACCCCTCCTGGCACCAAGGGCAACGTGGACGTGGCCGGCGCGGTGCTGGTGACGGCTTCCGCCATGAGCCTGGTTTATGCGCTGGTCGCCGGGGCGACGCACGCGTGGACCTCGCCCGCAGTGCTCGTGCCGGCCTTCGCCACCGTCGTGCTGCTGGCCGTGTTCATCGTCGTGGAGTTGCGGGTGGCGCAGCCCATTTTGCCGCTTCGGATCCTGCGCATTCGCAGCTTGATGGTCGGCAACTTGGTGCGCGGCCTGCTCATGATGGGCATGTACGGCGTGTTCTTCTTTGGCTCCCTCGAGCTGTGGCACGCGCTGGGGTTCGGGCCGATGCGGGTCGGGCTCGCGTTTCTGCCCATGACCGGCATGGTCGGGCTCATGTCGCTCGGCATCGCCGCGCGGCTGGTCGCACGCTTCGGGCCGCGCTCGGTGCTTCTCGGCGGCATGAGTCTCGTGGTGCTCGCGATCGCGTCGTTCGCGCGCATGGATCCGCATGCGTCGTATTGGCCGTGGAGGCTCGTGTCGTTCGCCCTGCTCGGTCTCGGCGCGGGCACTTCGTTCTTGCCGCTGCTGACCATCGCGATGTCCGACGTTCCCGCGAAGGATGCGGGGCTTGGCTCGGCCATGGTGACCCTCTCCTTGCAGCTCGCGGGCGCGATCGATCTCGCCATCCTCGCGACGGCGGCTTCGCACCGAACGGCGACGCTGCGCACCATGCACATGGGGCAGCTCGACGCGGTACTTGGCGGCTACCACTTCGCCTACCAAGTCGCGACGGGCGGTGTCGTTCTCGGGCTGCTCGCGGCGGCGTTTCTCTTGGCGCCGGCGCGCAAGCAGGCGACGCCGAAACCGCTACAGCCGGACGTCGATGTAAAGGCCGCGGCGTAG
- a CDS encoding MarR family transcriptional regulator codes for MGSRTTSPATPEIPTLTQLARRVHAKADESRLRVNLKQLYILRELRDTGSLPQNSICIMMRTTANTVVAWLNELEAEGFVERVRDPDDRRKHNVALTRTGLDVLENAERYLFHVEEEVLSPLTPEERTQLRKLVAKALV; via the coding sequence ATGGGCTCGCGTACGACGTCTCCTGCCACCCCCGAAATCCCGACCCTCACGCAGCTCGCCCGGCGCGTGCACGCCAAGGCGGATGAGTCGCGCCTTCGAGTGAACTTGAAGCAGCTCTACATTCTGCGTGAGCTGCGCGACACGGGCAGTCTGCCGCAGAACTCGATCTGCATCATGATGCGCACGACGGCGAACACCGTGGTCGCATGGCTGAACGAGCTCGAAGCGGAGGGCTTCGTCGAACGCGTTCGCGACCCCGACGATCGGCGCAAGCACAACGTCGCGCTAACCCGCACGGGCCTGGACGTCCTCGAAAACGCCGAGCGCTATCTCTTCCACGTCGAAGAAGAGGTGCTCTCGCCGCTCACCCCCGAAGAACGCACCCAACTCCGCAAACTCGTCGCCAAAGCCCTCGTCTAA
- a CDS encoding SDR family NAD(P)-dependent oxidoreductase produces MGLLDGKVAIITGAGGGIGRAHALLFAREGAKVVVNDVGGARDGSGEDAGAANLVAEEITKAGGQAVAHTESVTEASGAQSLVRTAVEAFGRVDVLVNNAGILRDKTFLKMDEAMWDSVIAVHLKGTFLVSQAFAKQAVSQGEGGRIVNTTSVSGMQGNFGQANYAAAKAGIYGLTRTMSIELQKQRITVNALAPIAKTRMTEDLPMFQGVETMTPEHISPAALFLASDLCADRTGYVLAVAGARMYAFKVIETAGRFKEGDGGVWSAQEIAEHWDAIVKA; encoded by the coding sequence ATGGGTCTTCTGGACGGCAAGGTCGCGATCATCACGGGCGCAGGCGGTGGAATCGGGCGGGCGCATGCTCTTCTCTTTGCGCGAGAAGGGGCGAAGGTCGTGGTGAACGACGTCGGCGGCGCGCGCGATGGTAGCGGGGAGGACGCTGGCGCGGCGAACCTCGTTGCGGAAGAGATCACGAAGGCAGGCGGCCAGGCCGTCGCACACACCGAATCGGTGACCGAGGCCTCGGGCGCGCAAAGCCTGGTTCGCACGGCGGTGGAAGCCTTCGGGCGCGTCGATGTCCTGGTGAACAACGCGGGCATCCTTCGCGACAAGACGTTCCTCAAGATGGACGAGGCGATGTGGGACTCGGTCATCGCGGTGCACTTGAAGGGCACCTTCTTGGTGTCGCAGGCCTTCGCCAAGCAAGCGGTCTCGCAGGGCGAGGGCGGCCGCATCGTGAACACGACCAGCGTGAGCGGCATGCAGGGCAATTTCGGCCAGGCGAACTACGCGGCCGCCAAGGCGGGCATCTACGGCCTCACGCGAACCATGTCCATCGAGCTGCAGAAGCAGCGCATCACGGTCAACGCGCTCGCGCCCATTGCGAAGACGCGCATGACCGAGGACCTGCCCATGTTCCAGGGCGTGGAGACGATGACGCCGGAGCACATCTCCCCGGCGGCGCTCTTTTTGGCGAGCGATTTGTGTGCAGACCGCACGGGTTACGTGCTGGCCGTGGCCGGTGCTCGCATGTACGCCTTCAAGGTGATCGAGACGGCGGGCCGCTTCAAAGAGGGCGACGGAGGCGTTTGGTCGGCTCAGGAAATCGCCGAACATTGGGACGCGATCGTCAAGGCCTGA
- a CDS encoding glycoside hydrolase family 1 protein: protein MKPSRRLPLLLFFTSSLGPIAGACDKTNPDDFHPPVRADAGPDTGIDGGEVGPDEVTFPEGFRWGSSTSAFQTETGNAQTDWGKWVTMQGKIKDAATPDKGGPDALNHIDDDIRALKDSGQNAYRFSMEWARLYPTLADLNAGRANAAAVTKYTELLDKLRAANIHPLVTLQHFSLPSYVSDPTKPAEPQGWERPETKDLFAKYCGLVAGLFKNKVDEWITINEPVVVALNGYVAGAAPPGGLLETTRAFAVARAEARAHALAYEAIHREDNADADGDGKPALVSIAQNMETFHPKVDGDAADIQGAKHIEYIWNWWFVNAIVKGDWDDDFDEKYEGPNDKRADPSLLNHVDWLGINYYTDILVSTHDGIQIPGVGASIVPQPLPTNRHKTDFAWDIHPEGLRAVLVQANTYGLPITVTENGIADASDANRARFITEHLYQAGWAIQNGVQLRGYYYWSLMDNFEWDSGYCPKFGLYSIGDGGARTQRGSVAAYRSIIEAKKVRRDATASLRAYQPPTICN, encoded by the coding sequence ATGAAGCCGAGCCGTCGTCTTCCTCTTTTGCTCTTCTTCACGAGCTCGCTGGGACCGATCGCGGGAGCCTGCGACAAAACGAACCCCGATGACTTCCACCCCCCGGTCCGGGCCGACGCGGGCCCCGACACCGGCATCGACGGGGGAGAGGTCGGTCCGGATGAAGTGACCTTCCCCGAGGGCTTCCGCTGGGGGTCCTCCACGTCGGCCTTCCAGACCGAAACGGGCAACGCGCAGACCGACTGGGGCAAGTGGGTCACCATGCAGGGCAAGATCAAGGACGCCGCTACCCCCGACAAGGGCGGGCCCGACGCCTTGAACCACATCGACGACGACATCCGCGCGCTCAAAGACAGCGGGCAAAATGCCTATCGCTTCTCCATGGAGTGGGCTCGCCTCTACCCGACGTTGGCCGATCTCAACGCCGGCCGAGCCAACGCCGCCGCCGTGACCAAGTACACCGAGCTACTCGACAAACTGCGCGCCGCGAACATCCACCCGCTGGTGACCTTGCAGCACTTCTCGCTGCCGTCGTACGTCTCGGATCCCACCAAGCCCGCGGAGCCGCAAGGCTGGGAGCGACCCGAGACCAAAGACCTCTTCGCGAAGTATTGCGGGCTCGTGGCGGGCCTCTTCAAGAACAAGGTCGACGAGTGGATCACCATCAACGAGCCCGTGGTGGTCGCACTCAACGGCTACGTCGCCGGCGCCGCACCCCCGGGCGGTTTGCTCGAAACGACGCGCGCCTTCGCCGTCGCACGCGCCGAAGCCCGCGCGCATGCCCTGGCCTACGAAGCGATCCACCGCGAAGACAACGCCGACGCCGACGGAGATGGCAAGCCGGCCTTGGTCTCCATCGCGCAAAATATGGAGACCTTCCATCCCAAGGTGGACGGTGACGCCGCCGATATTCAGGGCGCCAAACACATCGAGTACATCTGGAATTGGTGGTTCGTGAACGCCATCGTCAAAGGCGATTGGGACGACGACTTCGACGAGAAGTACGAAGGCCCGAACGACAAGCGTGCCGATCCTTCGCTCCTCAACCACGTCGATTGGCTGGGCATCAATTACTACACCGACATCCTGGTGAGCACGCACGATGGGATTCAAATCCCCGGCGTGGGCGCCTCCATCGTGCCCCAGCCGTTGCCGACGAATCGCCACAAAACCGACTTCGCGTGGGACATCCATCCCGAGGGGCTGCGCGCCGTGCTCGTGCAGGCGAACACCTATGGCTTGCCCATCACGGTGACCGAAAATGGAATTGCCGATGCATCCGACGCCAATCGCGCACGCTTCATCACCGAGCACCTGTATCAAGCGGGCTGGGCGATCCAAAATGGCGTGCAATTGCGCGGCTATTACTACTGGTCGCTGATGGATAATTTCGAATGGGACAGCGGTTATTGTCCCAAATTCGGTCTCTACTCCATCGGCGATGGGGGCGCGCGAACGCAGCGCGGCAGCGTTGCGGCGTACCGATCCATCATCGAGGCGAAGAAGGTGCGACGGGATGCGACCGCTTCGCTACGAGCGTATCAGCCACCCACGATTTGCAATTGA
- a CDS encoding SCP2 sterol-binding domain-containing protein, which translates to MGVDVKKLFNEELPAALAKNADDAKTIGAKYQLNVTGEGAWNIDVSATGPACKAGEGEADCTITIAAEDFQKLIENPQANGMQLFFAGKLKVAGNQMLAMKLQKLFSYKA; encoded by the coding sequence ATGGGCGTGGACGTCAAGAAGCTGTTCAACGAAGAACTCCCCGCGGCGCTTGCGAAGAACGCGGACGACGCGAAGACCATCGGCGCGAAGTACCAGCTCAACGTGACCGGCGAAGGCGCGTGGAACATCGACGTCTCCGCCACCGGCCCGGCATGTAAGGCGGGCGAGGGCGAGGCCGATTGCACGATCACCATCGCGGCCGAGGATTTCCAGAAGCTCATCGAGAATCCGCAAGCCAACGGCATGCAGCTCTTCTTCGCGGGCAAGCTCAAGGTGGCCGGCAATCAAATGCTCGCCATGAAGTTGCAGAAGCTCTTCAGCTACAAGGCCTGA